In Candidatus Paceibacterota bacterium, a single window of DNA contains:
- a CDS encoding ZIP family metal transporter codes for MIIIISIATFLSTLAGGLIALRFKDKLHLILGFSAGAVLGVVFFDLMPEAIELGSQFYNVATITTISAIGFIAYLLLDRMVMLHSHSDHEHDENISNENNIAYTEGKNIKRGILGAGSLSVHSFLDGVVVGLAFQVSAVIGAVVAVAVLVHDFSDGINTVSMILKNKGEGKQAFKWLLVDASAPVLGAVSTMFFSLPEQGLSIVLALFCGFFLYIGASDLIPESHHSHPKLLTTVMTLLGIGVLYVAIRLAGV; via the coding sequence ATGATAATAATAATCTCAATAGCCACGTTCTTGTCTACTTTGGCAGGTGGTCTCATTGCGCTTCGTTTCAAAGATAAGCTTCACCTCATCTTGGGTTTTAGTGCTGGCGCCGTTCTGGGTGTAGTTTTCTTTGACCTTATGCCAGAAGCTATAGAACTGGGTTCACAGTTTTATAATGTTGCTACTATTACTACGATATCAGCTATTGGTTTTATAGCGTATCTATTATTGGATCGTATGGTGATGTTACATTCTCATTCTGATCACGAACATGACGAAAATATTTCAAATGAAAATAATATAGCCTATACCGAAGGGAAAAATATTAAACGAGGTATTCTAGGTGCGGGAAGCCTCTCGGTTCACAGCTTTCTAGATGGTGTGGTTGTAGGTTTGGCTTTTCAAGTATCAGCCGTCATAGGTGCCGTGGTAGCTGTTGCGGTTTTGGTTCACGATTTTTCTGATGGAATAAATACAGTTAGTATGATTTTGAAAAATAAGGGGGAAGGGAAGCAAGCCTTCAAGTGGTTACTAGTGGACGCTTCGGCACCCGTACTTGGCGCGGTTTCTACAATGTTTTTCAGTCTTCCAGAGCAGGGTCTCAGTATTGTCCTCGCCCTCTTCTGCGGATTTTTCCTTTACATAGGTGCCAGTGACCTCATACCAGAGAGTCATCATTCTCACCCAAAGTTGCTCACGACCGTCATGACTTTGCTTGGAATAGGAGTTTTGTATGTGGCTATAAGGTTGGCTGGGGTGTAA
- a CDS encoding cation-translocating P-type ATPase: MNPENSRWSDFEDKFFLVFDILLIALTVIFLGMSFFLHETWSNLFLAGVSFLGLLPVAWSALKSLFKRQVSVDLLASIALIFSLLSKEWFSASFITLMLAFARIFDHITEARTKKTIQSLMKYHVEWVRVQIGETVKDIHIKEVKPGDLVIVNAGDRMPVDGIIQSGLADVDESSLTGESELVSKRPGDKVFTSTVNESGSLIVKAEKVGADTTLAHIITLVEEASRNKSQAERTANTFTKWYIGLALLSTVTMYLLGLDMKVILAVLLVVCADDIAVAVPLAFTAAISRTAKRGVIVKGSAAYEQLSRMKYVLTDKTGTLTKGRPKVVDLKAYGKYSKEKVLELFGMGTSESKHAVSKAIADYLKDKNVKVHAPHESKEISGQGVSFSHDNDKMFIGRLSFLEKENIPVADEIKKDIDMEKDSGRGIVVLSINGETAGLVSYVDELRPRMKEIIDETKILGVKEWHMLTGDNEKTARMVASELGLTHPHANMTPESKVEFVRKFQKERKKGEIVAYIGDGVNDAASLALADVSIAMGGIGSDAAIEASDITIMHDHLDRLPIIMKTAQNVKNIMWQCFAIWAITNIIGLGLVSFGLIGPAGAAAYNFITDFIPIGNALRAGRIKNS, translated from the coding sequence ATGAATCCTGAAAACTCTAGATGGAGTGATTTTGAAGATAAATTTTTTCTTGTCTTTGATATCCTGCTCATTGCTCTTACCGTCATATTTCTCGGCATGTCATTCTTTTTACATGAGACATGGTCAAACCTATTCTTGGCTGGAGTTTCATTCTTGGGACTTTTGCCAGTAGCTTGGAGTGCACTCAAATCTCTTTTCAAGCGTCAGGTATCAGTTGATCTATTAGCTTCTATTGCCCTCATTTTTTCATTACTTTCAAAGGAATGGTTCTCTGCGTCTTTTATCACACTCATGCTCGCTTTTGCTAGAATCTTTGATCATATTACCGAAGCGCGTACGAAAAAGACCATTCAAAGTTTGATGAAGTATCACGTTGAATGGGTCAGAGTTCAAATAGGGGAAACAGTTAAGGATATTCATATAAAAGAAGTTAAACCCGGAGACCTAGTCATCGTCAATGCAGGTGACAGGATGCCTGTTGATGGAATTATCCAATCTGGATTGGCTGATGTGGACGAGTCGTCTTTGACTGGTGAAAGCGAATTGGTTTCAAAAAGGCCTGGTGACAAAGTATTTACATCAACGGTGAATGAATCGGGTTCTTTGATTGTCAAAGCAGAAAAAGTTGGAGCCGATACGACTTTGGCACACATCATCACTTTGGTTGAAGAAGCTAGTAGAAACAAAAGTCAGGCCGAGCGCACTGCTAATACATTCACGAAGTGGTATATAGGATTGGCATTGTTGAGTACAGTCACAATGTATTTACTCGGTTTGGATATGAAAGTTATCTTGGCGGTATTGTTGGTCGTTTGCGCTGATGATATTGCCGTCGCTGTACCATTGGCTTTCACTGCCGCTATCTCTAGGACTGCTAAGAGAGGAGTAATAGTGAAGGGTTCAGCCGCTTATGAACAACTCTCAAGAATGAAATATGTCTTGACTGATAAGACCGGAACTTTGACCAAGGGTCGTCCAAAGGTTGTAGATCTCAAAGCTTATGGAAAATATTCCAAGGAAAAAGTCTTGGAACTTTTTGGAATGGGTACATCCGAATCAAAACATGCTGTCTCAAAAGCTATTGCCGATTATTTGAAAGATAAAAATGTAAAGGTTCATGCACCACATGAATCAAAAGAAATTTCTGGTCAAGGTGTTTCATTTAGTCATGATAATGACAAAATGTTCATCGGTCGTCTTTCTTTCCTTGAAAAAGAAAATATTCCTGTTGCGGATGAAATTAAAAAAGATATTGATATGGAGAAAGATAGCGGTCGCGGTATTGTAGTTTTGTCTATAAATGGAGAAACAGCCGGACTGGTTTCTTATGTAGATGAACTACGTCCAAGGATGAAAGAGATCATTGATGAGACCAAGATCCTCGGTGTGAAGGAGTGGCATATGCTCACTGGTGACAATGAAAAAACTGCGCGTATGGTAGCAAGTGAGCTTGGTTTGACTCATCCTCATGCCAATATGACTCCAGAAAGTAAAGTTGAATTTGTACGCAAGTTTCAGAAGGAAAGAAAGAAAGGTGAGATCGTTGCTTACATCGGTGATGGTGTGAATGATGCTGCTTCCTTGGCTTTGGCTGACGTCTCTATTGCTATGGGTGGTATCGGTTCTGATGCTGCTATTGAAGCATCCGATATTACGATTATGCATGATCATTTGGATCGTCTACCTATTATCATGAAGACAGCTCAAAATGTTAAGAATATTATGTGGCAATGTTTTGCTATTTGGGCCATCACAAATATTATTGGTCTCGGTTTGGTTTCTTTTGGTCTCATCGGTCCCGCTGGCGCCGCTGCTTACAACTTCATTACAGATTTTATTCCAATAGGAAATGCGCTACGGGCGGGAAGAATCAAGAATTCTTAA
- a CDS encoding transposase produces MKTKNEWMMQLAGATRIIGIVPRVKATADRESRPTTLAVYDCGESVFRPKLEVPDEQSELDFVLGCMPVKWRKVTEGEDLKGFKEHHIIMKKDPEDNKKFVADKVPAAYEGLKKGDVIVMSLGGSGDNFAFALSRQADEIGALVLRCPPFQLKEARLELVKTDPKNETLDDSFVLVQMVKAGPDKFYPVFVRERKLTRMRGCYQRRIDVMKARIACEQRLRQRFIGEIFCSAEGKYPEGALEKEFNAIAANDAVLGALITEEHSADLALNKACMELPVFTEVFKQVSGIGPAIASRLISAIQDIRRFETKWKLRKFCGVHCMNDGHFPRRRKGETSNWNPDCRQALFLLGDQFNRQVKKGTFWGNKLLTNKKYYRDKYPVPVEVVNSKGKKIKNYTDGHIQKRALWKTLGEFVEWLFGEWWRLEKAHSANIPFVVTGPTDPVENPGDGPTDDATATDESGGNTTDESSEEKAA; encoded by the coding sequence ATGAAGACAAAAAACGAATGGATGATGCAATTGGCAGGAGCCACGCGCATCATTGGGATCGTGCCTCGCGTAAAAGCGACGGCCGATCGTGAATCGCGACCGACAACCCTCGCAGTCTATGATTGTGGGGAATCGGTTTTCAGACCCAAGCTAGAAGTCCCGGATGAACAATCCGAATTAGACTTCGTCCTAGGGTGTATGCCAGTCAAATGGCGCAAGGTGACGGAAGGTGAAGACTTGAAAGGTTTCAAGGAACACCACATCATCATGAAGAAGGATCCGGAGGACAACAAAAAATTCGTGGCGGATAAAGTTCCGGCCGCGTATGAAGGTCTCAAAAAAGGTGATGTGATCGTCATGAGCCTCGGTGGCTCTGGAGATAACTTCGCTTTTGCCCTTTCCCGTCAAGCAGACGAGATTGGTGCACTAGTCCTTCGCTGTCCCCCGTTTCAATTGAAAGAGGCTCGTTTGGAATTGGTAAAAACTGATCCCAAAAATGAGACTCTGGATGATAGCTTCGTCCTAGTACAGATGGTCAAGGCAGGGCCCGATAAGTTTTATCCCGTATTCGTACGGGAACGTAAACTCACTCGGATGCGTGGATGCTATCAACGTCGTATTGACGTGATGAAGGCTCGCATAGCCTGCGAGCAACGTCTCCGCCAGCGGTTCATTGGAGAAATCTTCTGCAGTGCTGAAGGAAAATATCCTGAAGGCGCTCTGGAGAAAGAATTCAATGCTATCGCCGCAAATGATGCGGTACTAGGAGCTCTTATCACCGAAGAACATTCGGCCGATCTAGCACTGAATAAAGCTTGCATGGAACTTCCTGTTTTTACGGAGGTATTCAAACAAGTTTCTGGAATTGGTCCAGCCATCGCGTCCCGCCTCATCTCGGCGATTCAAGATATTCGCCGTTTTGAAACCAAATGGAAACTTCGCAAGTTTTGTGGAGTCCATTGTATGAATGACGGGCATTTCCCCCGTCGCCGAAAAGGAGAGACCTCGAACTGGAATCCGGATTGCCGGCAAGCCTTGTTCCTACTTGGCGATCAATTCAACCGGCAAGTCAAAAAGGGTACGTTTTGGGGTAACAAACTCCTAACGAACAAAAAATACTACCGGGACAAATATCCCGTGCCAGTGGAAGTGGTTAATAGTAAAGGGAAAAAGATCAAGAATTACACGGACGGCCACATTCAAAAAAGGGCCCTCTGGAAGACTCTCGGCGAGTTTGTTGAATGGTTATTCGGCGAATGGTGGAGACTTGAAAAAGCTCACTCGGCGAATATTCCCTTCGTAGTCACCGGTCCGACCGATCCGGTTGAAAATCCAGGAGATGGTCCGACCGACGATGCAACAGCTACGGATGAATCCGGTGGTAATACCACCGATGAGTCGTCTGAAGAAAAAGCTGCTTAG